The following DNA comes from Flavobacterium piscisymbiosum.
GTACATGCACGCCGATACTCTGACTTATAAAGATCAGTTCGTAGGGTATGCGGTTTCAAAAAAGATAAAAGGACCTTACGAGTTCAAAGGTCCACTTTTATTTCAGGGGAAACCCATAAAAAAATGGGATATGGGTACGTTTCAGGACGATGATGGATCGGGTTATGTTTTGGTTCATGGTGGCGAAATTTATAAATTAAGTGATGATTATAAATCGGTTACAGAAAAGGTAAACGAAAATATTACAACAGGTTTTGAATCACCTACAATGCTTAAAAAAGATGGTTTGTATTATTTTATAGGTTCACATCTTACAAGCTGGGAGAAAAACGATAACTATTATTATACCTCAAATTCACTAAAAGGCCCTTGGACATCAAGAGGATTAATCGCACCGGAGGGAACATTAACATGGAACTCACAATCGACCTTTGTTTTACCAATTCAGGGAACAAAAGAAACCAATTATATGTTTATG
Coding sequences within:
- a CDS encoding family 43 glycosylhydrolase, encoding MKKIAVLIFTISTLASYSQSKLGYYVYSDKSNNAIYSGVPWLDQNGNIVSAHGANIIKEKDTFYLFGEAHTDTSNAFVGFNCYSSKDLYNWKFESVALPVQRSGKLGPNRVGERVKVMKSPKTGEYVMYMHADTLTYKDQFVGYAVSKKIKGPYEFKGPLLFQGKPIKKWDMGTFQDDDGSGYVLVHGGEIYKLSDDYKSVTEKVNENITTGFESPTMLKKDGLYYFIGSHLTSWEKNDNYYYTSNSLKGPWTSRGLIAPEGTLTWNSQSTFVLPIQGTKETNYMFM